TCCTCTCCGATTTTCACCTGGTGGAACAGCGCGACCTTCGGTACGCGGCTTTACACTGCCCGCAAGGGCGTCAAGGTCGGTGAAGACAAGGAAGGCAACGTCTATTACCGCGAGAAGGACGGTAAGCGTCGCTGGGTCATCTACAAGAATGGCCCGATTGAAGCTTCCCGCGTGCCGGCGGAATGGCATGGCTGGCTGCATTATACGGTGGACACCCCGCCGAGCGAGCAGCCGCTGCCGACCAAATCCTGGGAAAAAGACCATGTGCCGAACCTGACCGGCACCGCCGGCGCCTATGTGCCGCCGGGCAGCCAGCGCGCCGGTGGCCAGCGGGCGGCCTCGTCCTCCGATTATGAAGCCTGGAAGCCCTGACGGCATCCGGGGAGTTTGACCTGATATGACATCCAACTGGATTGAAACGATTGTCGGCGCCGCTGTTCTGGTGGTGGCCGGCTGGTTCCTCATCTTCGCCTACGACCGCACGGAAGGCGGTATGGGGGGCGGCTATGAGCTTTCGGCCCGTTTCAACCGGGTCAGCGGCCTCACGATTGGCAGCGATGTGCGCCTTTCGGGCATCAAGGTTGGTGCCGTGAAGTCGCAGAAGATCGACCCCGAAACCTATCAGGCGATTGTCACCTTCTCGGTGACGAAAGAGGTGGAGCTGCCGGAAGACTCGGGCGCTGCCATCACGTCGGAAGGTTTGCTCGGCGGCAATTACCTTGCCCTGATCCCCGGCGGCAGCGATGAAATGCTGGCCGACGGCGACGAGATTTCCGAAACGCAGGACGCCGTGGACCTGATGGGCCTCATTGGCAAATTCATGTATAGCGGCGATGACAAGAAAGCGTCGGGCAGTGAGAACAAGCCGTCCTGACCGCGCGCTGGCGCTGATCCTTGGCCTGATGCTGGCCGCCCCCGTGGCGGCGCAGGAAACGAGCCTGCCTATCGAGCGGCCGAGCGCGGTCGAGATCGAGGCTGCCGAGCCGACAATCGCCGTTCTCCGTGCCCTCGACAAGATCACCGCCCGTATCACCGAGCTTGAAATCCCGGTTGGCGGCAAACAGGGCTTCGGCACGCTGACCATCGACGTGCAATATTGCCGCTCGCGCCCGCCCATCGAGGCGCCCGAGAGCTTCGCTTACCTGACGATCCATGACCGGCCTGCCGGGCAAACCGAAGAAGTGAAGGTGTTTGAAGGCTGGATGCTGGCCTCGTCGCCGGCGCTCAATGGCCTTGAGCATCCTGTCTATGATGTCTGGGTTATCGCCTGCAAGGCAGCAGCCCCCGAAAGCGACGCTGGCAGCCGCTGAAAATCGGCGTCTTCAATCGCCAGCGAGTCGCGCAGGCGTGCCTTATATTCCCCGCGCGGAATTTCTATAGCCCCGAACTGTCTCAGATGCTCGGTCACGAACTGGGTGTCGAGAAGCCCGAAGCGTCCGGCTTTGAGGCGTGCAGCCAGATGCACCAGCGCCACCTTGCTGGCATCTGTTGCCCGGTGGAACATGCTTTCCCCGAAAAAGGCCCCGCGCAGGCGAACGCCATATAGCCCGCCGACCAGTTCGCCGTCCTGCCAGCATTCCACGCTGTGCGCGAAGCCCATCTCGTGCAGCTCGGTGTAAAGATCCTCGATCCGTTCGCTGATCCAGGTGCTTTCGCGTGCGCGGGCAGGGGCGGCGCAGGACCGCACAACCTGCCGGAAGGCGCTGTCCACCTTCACGGTGAAAACATCGCGGCGCACCGTGGCGGCAAGCTTGCGGGAAATATGGAAATTCTTGAGCGGCAGGATGCCGCGCGCGTCCGGATCAATCCAGAAAAGGCTGTCGTCGTCGCGGGCCTCCGCCATCGGGAAGACCCCGGCGGCATAGGCCTGCAACAGAAGCTCAGGGGAGACAGTGCGATCGCTCATGTCTCCCCCTTGCATGCATGCGTGACGCGCCGCTCAAACGCCGCGCGGGCTTTATGCCTACTTTTCCTTGGCGTTGTGAGTTGCCAGGAATTTCTCGAGCCAGTGGATGTCATATTTTCCGGCGCGGAAGTCATCATTTTCAATCAGGGTCTGGTGCAAGGGGATCGTTGTCGTGACACCCGAAACCACGAACTCCTCCAGCGAGCGACGCAGGCGGAGCAGGCAGCCTTCGCGGGTGTAACCCGAAACGATCAGCTTGGCGACCATGCTGTCATAATAGGGCGGGATCGCATAGCCCGCATAGATCGCGCTGTCGCACCGCACATTGAGGCCGCCCGGTACATGATATTGGGTGACCATGCCGGGGCTCGGCACGAAGGTGAAGGGATGCTCGGCATTGATGCGGCATTCGATGGCATGACCGTGGAAGCGCACCATATCCTGCGTGTAGGAAAGCGGCGCGCCCGAAGCCACGCGGATCTGCTCGCGCACGATATCGATGCCGGTGATCATTTCTGTCACCGGATGCTCCACCTGCACGCGGGTGTTCATCTCGATGAAGTAAAACTCACCGTCCTCATAAAGGAACTCGATGGTACCGGCACCCGAATAGCCGAAGTCCGCCATGGCCTTGGCGACGATGCCGCCCATGCGCTGGCGGGTTTCCTCGTTGATCACGGGCGATGGTGCCTCTTCCAGGACCTTCTGGTGGCGGCGCTGCAGCGAGCAGTCGCGTTCCCCGAGGTGGATACAGTTGCCGTGATTGTCGCCGATGATCTGGAATTCGATATGGCGCGGTTTTCCGAGGAATTTCTCGATGTAAACAGCGTCATCCCCGAAAGCGGCCTTGGCTTCGGTACGGCAGGCATTGAGCGCGGTCGGCAGCTCTTCTTTCGAGCGCACGACTTTCATGCCACGGCCACCACCGCCGGCAGCGGCCTTGATGATGACCGGGTAGCCGATCTTTTCGCAAACGGCGCGGGCTTCCTCGTCGGTCGTCACGCCACCGTCCGAACCGGGCACCACGGGGATGCCGAGCTTCTTGACGGTTTCCTTGGCGATGATCTTGTCGCCCATCATGCGGATATGTTCGGGGCTCGGGCCGATGAAGGCGATGCCATGGTCGCGCAGGATTTCTGCGAACCGGGCATTTTCCGAAAGGAAACCATAGCCGGGGTGAACCGCATCGGCGCCGGTGATTTCAGCGGCAGCGATCAGGCGCGGGATATTCAGGTAGCTTTCACGCGACGGGGCAGGGCCGATACAGACCGATTCGTCTGCAAGGCGCACATGCATGGCATCGGAATCGGCTGTGGAGTGCACAGCCACCGTCTTGATGCCCATCTCGTGACAGGCCCGGTGAATCCTGAGGGCGATTTCGCCCCGGTTGGCGATCAGGACTTTCTTGAACATTGGCTGGCGCCTTATTCGATAATCATCAGGGGCTGGCCGAATTCAACCGGCTGCGCATCGCCGATCAGGATTTCCTTCACGGTGCCGGATTTGGGCGCGGCAATCTGGTTCATCACTTTCATGGCTTCGATGATGAGGATGGTTTCGCCTTCCTTCACCTGCTGGCCAACCTTCACGAACGGCGCAGCTTCGGGAGACGGCGACAGGTAAACGGTGCCAACCATCGGCGAGGGCACAGCACCCGGATGATCTTCGGCAGCGGCGGCGGCAGCCACTGGGGCAGCGGCAACGGGTGCTGCGGCAGGCGCCGCAACGGGGGCAGCGGCCATGGGGGCCGGCATCGAATAGGTCATCGCAGCCTGCGGCACTTCGCGGGCTACACGGATGCGGAAATCATCCTCTTCGACCTCGATTTCGCTCAGCGTCGACTTGTCGAGCAGTTCGGCGAGTTCGCGGATAAGTTCTTTATAATCATTGAGTTTTGACATCAGGGTATCCCCCAGTTCTGACTTGTTCTGTTATCTGATTAGAGTGACCGGCCTTGGCCTGGCCGGTCAGGTCTTGGCCCGGTCGAGAAGGGCACTGGCTGCGTCGATGGCGAGCCGGTAGCCGTCCGCGCCAAACCCGCAGATGACCCCGGCAGCAACCGGCGACACATGCGAATGATGGCGGAACTCTTCTCGCGCGAAGATATTGGAAAGATGCACTTCGATCACCGGCAGGGCGACGGCACTGAGCGCGTCGCGCACGGCGATCGAGGTGTGCGTATAGGCGGCGGCATTCAGGATGATGACATCCGCGTCCCCCTTGGCGGACTGAATCCAGTCCACAAGCGTACCTTCGCTGTTGGTTTGTCGGAAATCGGCAGCAAGGCCATGCCTGCCCGCAGCCTCATGGCACAGGGCCTCAATATCGGCGAGCGTCGTGGTGCCATAGGTGGCCACTTCGCGGGTGCCGAGAAGATTGAGGTTAGGACCATTAAGGATCAGGATTTTTGCGTCCCGGGTTTGGGGCATGCCACCGTCCGATCTGTCGACTGAGCGCTTGATGGCCCCTGTATAATGCCATATGTAGGCAATGCAAAGCCGGAACCGCATGGTCCATGTTTGATGATGCGGACAGCCCCACCTTCCCGCACTGACGAAACGGACAGAGACGTGATTCATCTGACAGTTAACGGCGACCCCAAATCCATCGAAACGCCGGTCACCCTTGATGCCTTCCTCACCTCGCTCGGCCTTGATCCGACCAAGATCGCGGTAGAGCGCAACCTCGCCATCGTGCCGAAATCAACCTACGGCGAAACGACGCTGGCGGACGGCGACAGGCTCGAAATCGTCCATTTCATCGGGGGCGGCAACACGAAGGGCGACAGCTGGTCGGTCGGCGGCAAGACATACTCGTCCCGCCTGATTGTAGGCACCGGCAAATACAAGGATTTCCAACAGACCGCCGAGGCCATCACGGCTTCGGGCGCTGAAATCGTCACGGTGGCCGTGCGCCGCGTGAATGTGACAAACCCCAACGAGCCGCGCCTTGTGGATTTCGTGGACCCGAAAAAGATCACCTATCTGCCGAACACGGCGGGTTGCTTCACAGCGGACGACGCGCTCCGCACCCTGCGGCTGGCGCGCGAGGCCGGGGGCTGGGATCTGGTGAAGCTTGAAGTGCTGGGCGACCAGAAGACGCTTTACCCGAATATCGTGGAGACGCTTTCAGCCGCTGAAACCCTGATCAACGAGGGTTTCAAGGTGATGGTCTATACGAACGATGACCCTATTATCGCCAAGCGGCTGGAAGATATGGGCTGCGTGGCGATCATGCCGCTTGGCGCGCCCATCGGTTCGGGCCTTGGTATCCAGAACCCGGTGCAGATTCGCCTGATCATCGAACAGGCGAAAGTGCCGGTGCTGGTGGACGCGGGCGTTGGCACGGCCTCAGACGCTGCCATCGCCATGGAACTTGGCTGTGACGGTGTTCTCATGAATACCGCGATTGCCGAGGCAAAAGACCCGGTCCTGATGGCGCATGCCATGAAGCTCGCGGTCGAATCCGGCCGGGCCGCCTATCTCGCCGGGCGGATGCCCAAGAAGAAATATGCGGACCCGAGCTCGCCGCTCTACGGCCTGATCTGATCCTGCTTACTGGCCGGCCTTCGCCTTGTCCGCACGGGCACGGGCGATGGCCTGCCGGACGCGGTCGGGGCCCTCAGCGCCGAGCAGGATATCATTGCCGATGATATAGCCCGGCGTGCCTTCGAAGCCGATATCGCGGCCGATGGCGAGGGCGTTTTCAATCGCCTTGTCGATGAGCGAACTTTTCAT
The Gimibacter soli DNA segment above includes these coding regions:
- the thiS gene encoding sulfur carrier protein ThiS, whose amino-acid sequence is MRTAPPSRTDETDRDVIHLTVNGDPKSIETPVTLDAFLTSLGLDPTKIAVERNLAIVPKSTYGETTLADGDRLEIVHFIGGGNTKGDSWSVGGKTYSSRLIVGTGKYKDFQQTAEAITASGAEIVTVAVRRVNVTNPNEPRLVDFVDPKKITYLPNTAGCFTADDALRTLRLAREAGGWDLVKLEVLGDQKTLYPNIVETLSAAETLINEGFKVMVYTNDDPIIAKRLEDMGCVAIMPLGAPIGSGLGIQNPVQIRLIIEQAKVPVLVDAGVGTASDAAIAMELGCDGVLMNTAIAEAKDPVLMAHAMKLAVESGRAAYLAGRMPKKKYADPSSPLYGLI
- a CDS encoding DUF2155 domain-containing protein, with product MRTSRPDRALALILGLMLAAPVAAQETSLPIERPSAVEIEAAEPTIAVLRALDKITARITELEIPVGGKQGFGTLTIDVQYCRSRPPIEAPESFAYLTIHDRPAGQTEEVKVFEGWMLASSPALNGLEHPVYDVWVIACKAAAPESDAGSR
- the aroQ gene encoding type II 3-dehydroquinate dehydratase, with translation MPQTRDAKILILNGPNLNLLGTREVATYGTTTLADIEALCHEAAGRHGLAADFRQTNSEGTLVDWIQSAKGDADVIILNAAAYTHTSIAVRDALSAVALPVIEVHLSNIFAREEFRHHSHVSPVAAGVICGFGADGYRLAIDAASALLDRAKT
- a CDS encoding NADH:ubiquinone oxidoreductase subunit NDUFA12, with the protein product MANLIEKLFSSPIFTWWNSATFGTRLYTARKGVKVGEDKEGNVYYREKDGKRRWVIYKNGPIEASRVPAEWHGWLHYTVDTPPSEQPLPTKSWEKDHVPNLTGTAGAYVPPGSQRAGGQRAASSSDYEAWKP
- the accC gene encoding acetyl-CoA carboxylase biotin carboxylase subunit, with product MFKKVLIANRGEIALRIHRACHEMGIKTVAVHSTADSDAMHVRLADESVCIGPAPSRESYLNIPRLIAAAEITGADAVHPGYGFLSENARFAEILRDHGIAFIGPSPEHIRMMGDKIIAKETVKKLGIPVVPGSDGGVTTDEEARAVCEKIGYPVIIKAAAGGGGRGMKVVRSKEELPTALNACRTEAKAAFGDDAVYIEKFLGKPRHIEFQIIGDNHGNCIHLGERDCSLQRRHQKVLEEAPSPVINEETRQRMGGIVAKAMADFGYSGAGTIEFLYEDGEFYFIEMNTRVQVEHPVTEMITGIDIVREQIRVASGAPLSYTQDMVRFHGHAIECRINAEHPFTFVPSPGMVTQYHVPGGLNVRCDSAIYAGYAIPPYYDSMVAKLIVSGYTREGCLLRLRRSLEEFVVSGVTTTIPLHQTLIENDDFRAGKYDIHWLEKFLATHNAKEK
- the accB gene encoding acetyl-CoA carboxylase biotin carboxyl carrier protein, with the protein product MSKLNDYKELIRELAELLDKSTLSEIEVEEDDFRIRVAREVPQAAMTYSMPAPMAAAPVAAPAAAPVAAAPVAAAAAAEDHPGAVPSPMVGTVYLSPSPEAAPFVKVGQQVKEGETILIIEAMKVMNQIAAPKSGTVKEILIGDAQPVEFGQPLMIIE
- the aat gene encoding leucyl/phenylalanyl-tRNA--protein transferase produces the protein MQGGDMSDRTVSPELLLQAYAAGVFPMAEARDDDSLFWIDPDARGILPLKNFHISRKLAATVRRDVFTVKVDSAFRQVVRSCAAPARARESTWISERIEDLYTELHEMGFAHSVECWQDGELVGGLYGVRLRGAFFGESMFHRATDASKVALVHLAARLKAGRFGLLDTQFVTEHLRQFGAIEIPRGEYKARLRDSLAIEDADFQRLPASLSGAAALQAITQTS
- the mlaD gene encoding outer membrane lipid asymmetry maintenance protein MlaD, which encodes MTSNWIETIVGAAVLVVAGWFLIFAYDRTEGGMGGGYELSARFNRVSGLTIGSDVRLSGIKVGAVKSQKIDPETYQAIVTFSVTKEVELPEDSGAAITSEGLLGGNYLALIPGGSDEMLADGDEISETQDAVDLMGLIGKFMYSGDDKKASGSENKPS